From a region of the uncultured Desulfatiglans sp. genome:
- a CDS encoding conserved hypothetical protein (Evidence 4 : Unknown function but conserved in other organisms), whose translation MVFRQQGALRLKSEKDCFGILEKVFPLGEAGLREITPSCFECPEKTACLRTALESREGLSFRAEIMDRSPAEGVWDRLKRWSYRKELSRRVRAREGNRR comes from the coding sequence ATGGTTTTCCGCCAACAGGGGGCCCTTCGGTTGAAGTCAGAGAAAGATTGTTTCGGCATTTTGGAAAAGGTATTTCCGCTCGGCGAGGCCGGTTTGAGGGAAATCACTCCGTCCTGTTTCGAATGCCCGGAGAAAACCGCCTGCCTCAGAACCGCCCTGGAAAGCAGGGAAGGGCTCTCCTTTAGGGCCGAAATAATGGACCGCTCCCCCGCCGAGGGTGTTTGGGACCGCCTCAAGCGCTGGTCTTACAGAAAAGAATTGAGCCGGCGTGTTCGAGCCAGGGAAGGGAACAGGCGATGA
- a CDS encoding hypothetical protein (Evidence 5 : Unknown function), with protein sequence MIDFKSININLHFWMRNIAVPVRPFRFTPKPVVVHPEVISGHSPGSNPNMRISCPYPGNQEESCSK encoded by the coding sequence ATGATTGATTTTAAAAGCATTAATATAAATCTGCATTTCTGGATGAGGAACATCGCCGTGCCTGTTCGTCCCTTCCGGTTCACACCCAAACCAGTCGTTGTCCATCCGGAGGTGATCTCCGGGCACAGCCCGGGTTCGAATCCAAACATGAGGATTTCTTGCCCATACCCAGGAAATCAAGAAGAATCCTGTTCGAAATAG
- a CDS encoding hypothetical protein (Evidence 5 : Unknown function) → METLPRRMLFPRWALVRFPGCCPCIPSLTTEAPGSVPSASRHTAPRRRSSFLAPKSMEFAFLAKPTRHPVKGFPSAFAQTLDRQDMREKPSNRDRNPAVPEHPYLEKDCNAKSPSHGHVFVKRSSPASP, encoded by the coding sequence CCGATGGGCACTGGTTAGGTTCCCGGGCTGCTGCCCGTGCATACCGTCCCTGACTACAGAGGCACCCGGTTCCGTGCCCTCGGCCTCCCGTCACACAGCTCCGCGTCGCCGATCTTCTTTTCTGGCTCCAAAATCCATGGAATTTGCTTTTCTGGCCAAACCTACTCGTCATCCGGTCAAAGGATTTCCATCTGCTTTCGCGCAGACGCTTGACCGTCAGGACATGAGAGAAAAACCCTCCAACCGGGATAGGAACCCGGCCGTACCGGAGCATCCTTACTTGGAGAAAGATTGCAACGCAAAATCTCCATCGCACGGACACGTTTTCGTCAAGAGGTCGTCACCGGCATCCCCATAA
- a CDS encoding UvrD/REP helicase, translating to MTTHPIDYPRFLNPSQLEAVMTLQGPVLVVAGAGSGKTRTLVYRVARLVETGVAPESILLLTFTRKAAMEMLERAAGLADPRCRFVSGGTFHALAYRVLRQHGERLGFPPGFTILDRSDMEEVLRSLIPDLNLPKGTNRFPKRATLANILSKAANLEQSVDTFMEEEYGQFLEFVPEIRRLTDLYGRYKREHALMDYDDLLIHLRRLLAEDVETRQLLGRQYSHIMVDEYQDTNAIQADTVSWLAHEHRNVMVVGDDSQSIYSFRGADYRNMFAFPKRFPGARIIKLEENYRSTQPILNLTNAVMAQAGEHYTKCLFTRREGGEKPAVIDTRTEPEQALTVCRLIRQEMDAGRSPEEIAVLFRAAYHSFELEAELRRQRLPYIKYGGFKFLESAHIKDFLAHLRVLVNPEEAVSWSRILCMVKNIGQGKSRSIFEWIKANRITPGKLSEWPGMGKREQGLRPLCDLMQQLSGKTPSPRKAVETTLDYYTPVLKERYDDYPRRLKELQQLIPMAERYQSLRSFLADLVLDPPNSSLDAEPAQDRSFLTLSTVHSAKGLEWPVVIVIWVMEGRFPSARAYRNPMELEEERRLMYVAATRAMDRLFFCYPGQEYQQTWDTMGGGPTYQSGLSSFIGALPQGVVAFESARTSRRFDPFSKPRGKAAEPEAASPHPFQSGDRVRHPAFGPGVVSRFFDDDKVEVFFSQAGRKLLHLGYTTLEKI from the coding sequence TTGACGACGCATCCCATTGATTATCCCCGTTTTCTCAACCCTTCCCAGCTCGAGGCGGTCATGACCCTGCAAGGCCCGGTTCTCGTGGTGGCCGGCGCCGGCAGCGGCAAGACGAGGACGCTGGTCTACCGAGTGGCGCGACTGGTCGAAACCGGCGTCGCCCCGGAGTCCATCCTGCTGCTCACGTTTACCCGTAAAGCCGCCATGGAGATGCTCGAACGGGCTGCAGGGCTGGCCGATCCCCGCTGCCGATTCGTGTCGGGCGGGACCTTTCACGCGTTGGCCTACCGGGTCCTGAGGCAGCACGGCGAACGACTGGGCTTTCCACCCGGATTCACCATCCTGGACCGCTCCGATATGGAAGAGGTGCTCCGCTCTCTCATCCCGGATCTCAACCTGCCGAAAGGCACCAACCGCTTCCCGAAACGCGCCACGCTGGCCAATATCCTCAGCAAGGCGGCCAACCTCGAGCAATCGGTCGACACCTTCATGGAAGAGGAGTATGGCCAGTTCCTGGAATTCGTCCCCGAGATCCGGAGGCTGACGGATCTCTATGGCCGGTACAAGCGGGAACACGCCTTGATGGATTATGACGATCTGCTGATCCACCTGCGGAGGCTTCTGGCCGAGGATGTCGAAACCAGGCAGCTCCTCGGACGCCAATACAGCCACATCATGGTGGACGAGTACCAGGACACCAATGCAATTCAGGCCGACACCGTCAGCTGGCTGGCCCATGAGCACCGGAACGTCATGGTGGTCGGGGACGATTCCCAATCCATCTACTCCTTTCGCGGCGCCGACTACCGCAACATGTTCGCGTTCCCGAAGCGGTTTCCGGGCGCCAGGATCATCAAGCTGGAGGAGAACTACCGTTCGACCCAGCCCATCCTGAATCTGACCAACGCCGTTATGGCGCAGGCGGGTGAACACTACACCAAGTGCCTCTTCACCCGCCGGGAAGGCGGGGAAAAGCCAGCGGTCATCGATACCCGCACCGAACCGGAGCAGGCCCTGACGGTCTGCCGCTTGATCAGGCAGGAGATGGATGCCGGCCGGTCCCCAGAGGAGATCGCCGTGCTTTTCCGGGCAGCGTACCACTCATTTGAACTGGAGGCCGAACTCAGGCGTCAACGGCTCCCTTACATCAAATACGGCGGGTTCAAATTCCTTGAATCCGCCCATATCAAAGACTTTTTGGCCCACCTGCGCGTACTGGTCAATCCGGAAGAGGCCGTGAGCTGGAGCCGCATCCTGTGCATGGTCAAAAACATCGGCCAGGGGAAGAGCCGCAGCATCTTCGAATGGATCAAGGCCAATCGGATCACCCCCGGGAAGCTCTCCGAATGGCCTGGAATGGGGAAGCGGGAGCAGGGCCTCAGACCGCTCTGCGACCTGATGCAGCAACTGAGCGGCAAAACGCCCTCCCCCAGGAAAGCGGTGGAAACAACCCTGGATTACTATACCCCCGTCCTGAAAGAACGCTACGACGACTATCCACGGCGGCTCAAGGAGCTTCAGCAGCTCATCCCGATGGCGGAGCGGTATCAGAGCCTGCGGAGTTTCCTGGCGGACCTCGTCCTGGATCCTCCCAACAGCTCGCTCGATGCCGAACCCGCGCAGGACCGCTCCTTTCTGACCCTCTCGACGGTCCATTCGGCCAAAGGGCTGGAGTGGCCGGTCGTGATCGTGATCTGGGTCATGGAGGGGCGGTTTCCATCGGCACGCGCCTACCGGAACCCGATGGAACTGGAGGAGGAAAGACGCCTCATGTATGTGGCCGCCACCCGGGCCATGGACCGGCTTTTCTTCTGCTACCCCGGACAGGAGTATCAGCAGACATGGGACACCATGGGAGGCGGGCCGACCTACCAATCCGGTCTTTCCTCCTTTATCGGCGCCTTGCCGCAGGGGGTCGTGGCCTTCGAATCGGCACGCACCTCCAGGCGTTTCGACCCCTTTTCGAAACCCCGCGGCAAAGCGGCCGAACCGGAGGCCGCCTCGCCCCATCCCTTTCAATCGGGGGACCGGGTTCGCCACCCCGCCTTCGGCCCCGGCGTGGTCTCACGGTTTTTCGATGATGACAAGGTGGAGGTCTTCTTCAGCCAGGCCGGACGCAAGCTGCTCCACCTGGGGTACACCACCCTCGAAAAGATATAA
- a CDS encoding hypothetical protein (Evidence 5 : Unknown function), whose translation MVFLAPLGVNLHVCLRGDPQVASAQTLDFLDMGQKSSFPDWKMGSTGKPFPDGYRLYLFEGGVPQVEQLASGLAEEDLHLVIIEKP comes from the coding sequence ATGGTCTTTTTGGCCCCTCTCGGCGTCAATTTGCACGTTTGCTTGCGCGGCGACCCGCAGGTCGCCTCCGCGCAAACGCTTGATTTCCTTGATATGGGCCAAAAATCCTCATTTCCGGATTGGAAAATGGGTTCTACCGGGAAACCATTTCCGGATGGATACAGATTATATCTTTTCGAGGGTGGTGTACCCCAGGTGGAGCAGCTTGCGTCCGGCCTGGCTGAAGAAGACCTCCACCTTGTCATCATCGAAAAACCGTGA
- a CDS encoding conserved membrane hypothetical protein (Evidence 4 : Unknown function but conserved in other organisms) yields MTIQLTCPYCRFSKEVPESTIPSTAKRAVCPQCGQQFLFSRPGSEDAPGGSSSPPTPEPPPVETVFEPEATLESAAPWEQKDGPGFWATFFQTISAVLFSSKSFFSPDLHPAGRGLRDPLAFGLLSGVLGSMAAFFWQALLALAGFTSFGGLFVGQLTYGLIFVILVLIIPVVVFLGLFVYTGVLHLLMRITGAGKRRFEGTFRVVAYSQAVQLLAFVPFIGGWIAWIWQLVVQIVGLRNIHETSYGRVILGFLIPVMLCLVVGIVTVLLIPLVFLRLS; encoded by the coding sequence ATGACCATCCAGCTCACCTGTCCTTATTGCCGATTCTCGAAAGAGGTTCCCGAAAGCACCATTCCGTCCACCGCCAAACGGGCGGTATGCCCCCAATGCGGTCAGCAGTTTCTGTTTTCCAGGCCTGGATCTGAGGACGCACCAGGCGGATCTTCTTCGCCTCCCACCCCGGAGCCCCCGCCGGTCGAAACGGTCTTCGAACCCGAGGCGACGCTCGAATCCGCAGCCCCCTGGGAACAGAAAGACGGCCCCGGGTTCTGGGCGACTTTTTTCCAAACCATCTCTGCCGTCCTTTTTTCCAGCAAATCCTTTTTCAGCCCGGATCTTCACCCTGCAGGGCGAGGGCTCCGCGATCCTCTCGCCTTCGGGCTCCTGTCAGGAGTCCTCGGCAGCATGGCGGCCTTCTTCTGGCAGGCCTTGCTGGCGCTGGCCGGATTCACCTCCTTTGGCGGCCTGTTCGTTGGTCAATTGACTTACGGCCTGATTTTTGTCATCCTGGTGCTCATCATCCCTGTCGTTGTTTTTCTGGGCCTGTTCGTCTACACGGGGGTCCTGCATCTGCTGATGAGGATCACGGGAGCGGGCAAACGTCGTTTCGAGGGGACCTTTCGCGTTGTAGCCTACTCGCAGGCCGTTCAACTGCTGGCATTCGTCCCGTTCATAGGCGGTTGGATCGCCTGGATCTGGCAGCTTGTCGTGCAAATCGTCGGTCTGCGCAACATCCATGAAACAAGCTATGGCCGGGTCATCCTGGGCTTCCTGATTCCCGTCATGCTCTGCCTCGTTGTCGGCATCGTCACCGTCCTGCTCATTCCGCTTGTCTTCCTGCGACTTTCCTGA
- a CDS encoding putative alpha-ribazole phosphatase (Evidence 3 : Putative function from multiple computational evidences): MARRNRLYLVRHGQINGHEHNSIHGHTEIGLTETGVLQMQHLSERLRFLDIKAIFASDLERSAAGARWVARYHEAPVELVPELREMYFGEWEGLTLEEVCRRFPEALAKRQADLVNFSAPGGGESMAGFAERVLSWLKRRFVEQGPGDWVLVAHGGVNRVIICDALGLSLASMYSLQQDYGCLNIIDYFDDGKLVRLMNG, encoded by the coding sequence ATGGCGAGACGCAACCGTTTGTACCTTGTGCGGCATGGGCAGATAAACGGCCATGAGCACAATTCTATCCACGGCCATACAGAGATAGGGCTGACCGAGACCGGTGTGCTGCAGATGCAGCACCTTTCAGAGCGGCTTCGATTTCTGGATATCAAGGCCATTTTTGCGAGCGATCTCGAACGTTCGGCCGCCGGCGCCCGATGGGTTGCTCGATACCACGAAGCCCCCGTGGAGTTGGTACCCGAACTGCGTGAGATGTATTTCGGTGAGTGGGAAGGCCTTACTCTGGAGGAAGTCTGCCGGCGTTTTCCTGAAGCGTTGGCGAAACGCCAGGCGGATCTCGTGAATTTCTCCGCGCCGGGTGGGGGGGAATCCATGGCCGGCTTTGCCGAGAGGGTCCTCAGCTGGCTGAAGCGTCGATTTGTGGAACAAGGTCCGGGAGATTGGGTGCTGGTGGCGCATGGCGGTGTGAACCGTGTGATCATCTGCGATGCCTTGGGGCTTTCGCTGGCATCCATGTATTCGCTGCAGCAGGACTACGGCTGCCTGAACATCATTGATTATTTCGATGATGGGAAGCTGGTACGCCTCATGAATGGATAA
- a CDS encoding Sodium/sulphate symporter: MSGDYADAAAKGKINWRRLIFLFTGVFLFAVVYYSPPWPDAIDPQGKHFVLSKEGKGALAVFLLAGTWWVFEVVPIGVTSLAIGVLQALFLIRPAKVAFKDFMDPSVLFIFASIVIGLVFTKTGLTKRLAYKMLDIVGEKTSMIYLGCFLVTAALTHIMAHTAVAATIYPLLLAIYNLYGEGDKPTKFGKGLFMGMAYVAGAGSIVTLLGAARGAVALGFFNDIVGRNISFFELTYYMFPIGWLMTFLLWGFFLFFCKPEKKVIPGLRQKARQLNSELGRITGKEILAAAIVFACILTMSLRSFIPALEPIDKTALILISTILFFIFNILTLSDLEEIPWNIILLFAGAMSIGFCLWETEAAKWLAVNWLAMFKEANWFVFVMSIAFFVMIMTNFIMNVAAIAISLPVAFVIAPYLGVAPDVILFAALVTAGMPFLLLVGAAPNAIAYDSKQFTPGDFFLLGLPASILLMVVVALAVAVLWPIMGMPVTTS, translated from the coding sequence ATGTCAGGTGACTATGCTGATGCCGCCGCTAAGGGCAAGATCAATTGGCGCAGGCTGATTTTTCTCTTTACCGGAGTGTTTCTTTTTGCAGTGGTGTATTATTCGCCGCCGTGGCCCGATGCCATCGATCCGCAGGGCAAGCACTTCGTTCTGAGCAAGGAGGGGAAGGGCGCCTTGGCGGTCTTTCTTCTGGCCGGGACCTGGTGGGTTTTCGAGGTGGTGCCGATCGGGGTGACGAGCCTCGCCATCGGCGTGCTGCAGGCCCTTTTTCTGATCCGGCCGGCCAAAGTGGCTTTCAAGGATTTCATGGATCCGTCGGTTCTCTTCATCTTCGCCTCCATCGTCATCGGACTGGTTTTTACCAAGACCGGCCTGACGAAACGGCTCGCCTACAAGATGCTGGACATCGTCGGCGAAAAGACCAGCATGATCTATCTCGGGTGCTTTCTGGTCACGGCGGCGCTGACGCATATCATGGCCCATACGGCGGTGGCGGCCACGATTTACCCCCTCCTTCTGGCGATCTACAATCTGTACGGCGAGGGGGATAAACCGACCAAATTCGGCAAGGGGCTTTTTATGGGCATGGCCTACGTGGCAGGGGCCGGCAGTATCGTTACCCTGCTCGGGGCGGCGCGGGGCGCGGTGGCGCTCGGATTCTTCAACGACATCGTCGGTCGGAATATCTCCTTTTTCGAACTGACCTATTACATGTTTCCGATCGGCTGGCTGATGACCTTCCTGCTGTGGGGGTTTTTCCTGTTTTTCTGCAAGCCTGAGAAAAAAGTGATCCCGGGGCTGCGTCAGAAGGCCCGGCAGCTCAACAGCGAACTGGGGCGGATCACGGGAAAGGAGATCCTGGCGGCGGCCATCGTCTTCGCCTGCATCCTCACGATGTCTCTGCGCTCCTTCATTCCGGCGCTGGAACCGATCGACAAGACGGCCCTGATCCTGATCTCCACCATCCTCTTTTTCATCTTCAACATCCTGACCCTGAGCGACCTCGAGGAGATTCCCTGGAACATCATCCTGCTCTTCGCCGGCGCGATGAGCATCGGTTTCTGCCTCTGGGAGACCGAGGCGGCCAAGTGGCTCGCCGTGAACTGGCTGGCCATGTTCAAAGAAGCCAATTGGTTCGTTTTCGTGATGAGCATCGCCTTTTTCGTCATGATCATGACGAATTTCATCATGAACGTGGCCGCCATCGCCATCTCGCTGCCGGTGGCCTTCGTGATCGCGCCCTATCTAGGGGTAGCACCGGACGTCATCCTTTTTGCCGCCCTGGTGACAGCCGGCATGCCGTTCCTCCTGCTGGTAGGGGCCGCTCCGAACGCGATCGCCTACGATTCCAAGCAGTTTACACCCGGGGATTTCTTTCTGCTGGGGTTGCCGGCCAGCATCCTCCTGATGGTGGTGGTGGCGCTTGCTGTCGCTGTTTTGTGGCCGATTATGGGGATGCCGGTGACGACCTCTTGA
- a CDS encoding CBS protein has protein sequence MKTILVRDLMVPLKEYATVSEDASLFEAVMALEDAQKVFDQTRYRHRAVLIKDAEGKVVGKVSQLDVLRGLEPKYQEVKEKESFARFGLTKTHLKSMMEQFSLWDKPLTDICSKASRIRVKNIMYKPTEGEYVKAEATLDEAIHQLIMGRHQSLLVLAEGTIVGVLRLSDVFLEVCEAIKACEIPRGAD, from the coding sequence ATGAAGACGATTCTGGTCAGAGATTTGATGGTGCCTTTGAAGGAATATGCCACCGTCTCGGAGGATGCCTCTCTGTTCGAAGCGGTGATGGCGCTCGAGGATGCTCAGAAGGTCTTCGATCAGACCCGTTACCGCCACCGTGCAGTGCTCATCAAAGATGCGGAGGGAAAGGTCGTCGGTAAGGTCAGTCAGCTGGATGTCCTCCGAGGCCTCGAGCCGAAATACCAGGAGGTCAAGGAAAAGGAGTCTTTCGCCCGGTTCGGTTTGACCAAGACCCATCTCAAATCCATGATGGAGCAATTCTCCCTATGGGATAAACCCCTTACGGATATCTGCTCGAAGGCTTCCCGGATCCGGGTCAAGAACATCATGTACAAGCCGACGGAAGGGGAGTACGTCAAGGCGGAGGCGACGCTGGACGAGGCGATTCATCAGTTGATCATGGGGAGGCATCAATCCCTCCTGGTGCTGGCAGAGGGAACGATTGTCGGCGTTCTGCGTCTGTCGGATGTCTTCCTGGAGGTTTGCGAGGCCATCAAGGCCTGTGAAATTCCGCGGGGCGCCGACTGA
- the kncA gene encoding KncA has translation MLLNSFLLCLGIALLYWGSEWMVKGAASLALSLSIRPLIVGLTVVAFATSAPELLVSLVAAVKGSSGISLGNILGSNVANIALILGLSALFNPLAVDPILVRRDIPFLVGISALFWVLCLNGQIGLWKGILLVTMLIVFILMGVFTASTHPQGLETLPVEKKGTLWKDAVLIVAGTTALMGGAHLVVQSSIFFAKIFGLSETFIGLTIVAVGTSLPELATSVAAAAHRESDISIGNVVGSNVFNLCMVMGAVGFFNPMEVDRGLLRFEFPAMFVLTLLLWIFARTRLILRRREGLVFVVCYLAFVGLSYWRAIL, from the coding sequence ATGCTTTTGAATTCTTTCTTGCTCTGCCTCGGTATCGCACTCCTTTACTGGGGCTCCGAGTGGATGGTGAAAGGGGCCGCTTCCCTTGCGCTTTCCCTTTCCATCCGCCCTCTGATCGTCGGCCTGACGGTGGTGGCCTTCGCCACGTCGGCCCCCGAACTTCTGGTAAGCCTCGTGGCGGCCGTCAAGGGCTCGAGCGGTATTTCGCTCGGCAACATCCTCGGCAGCAACGTAGCCAACATCGCCCTGATCCTCGGTCTCAGCGCCCTTTTCAACCCCCTGGCGGTCGACCCCATTCTGGTGCGGCGCGACATCCCCTTCCTGGTCGGCATTTCGGCCCTTTTCTGGGTGTTGTGCCTGAACGGCCAAATCGGTCTTTGGAAAGGCATCCTGCTGGTGACGATGCTGATCGTTTTCATCCTCATGGGCGTCTTTACCGCATCAACGCACCCGCAAGGATTGGAAACCCTCCCCGTCGAAAAGAAAGGCACCCTCTGGAAAGACGCCGTGCTCATCGTCGCCGGGACGACCGCTTTGATGGGAGGGGCTCACCTGGTGGTCCAATCATCCATCTTCTTCGCGAAGATCTTCGGGCTGAGCGAGACCTTCATCGGGTTGACCATCGTAGCCGTGGGGACCTCTCTCCCCGAACTGGCGACCTCGGTGGCGGCGGCGGCCCACCGGGAATCCGACATCTCCATCGGCAATGTCGTCGGCAGCAACGTCTTCAACCTCTGCATGGTCATGGGGGCTGTAGGGTTCTTCAACCCGATGGAGGTCGACAGGGGACTGTTGCGTTTCGAGTTTCCCGCCATGTTCGTCCTGACCCTGCTCCTCTGGATCTTCGCGCGCACACGTCTCATACTCCGACGGCGGGAAGGTCTGGTTTTCGTTGTCTGCTATCTGGCCTTCGTAGGCCTTTCCTATTGGCGGGCCATTCTCTGA